In the genome of Streptomyces sp. V2I9, one region contains:
- a CDS encoding M6 family metalloprotease domain-containing protein, which translates to MDRVPHPEVDVPSRRGPEGAERPPLRSLAAAATSLLALAAMTLVAGPAVAATRDAEPCALPRTAAHHSVGLDTWNAAYPQPDRSLDAVMVFLSFPDSGPTVDPEVLAADHFPATTRFFERASYGRFTLRPHPQRAWTQMPRDSTWYGIERDWNAERRSAYLRDAIAAADEDVDFSRYDVVYLVADPDAPGVDSDATKVVNFDRPLRADDSDIRRVVTVFEQHPPDRNVLAHETGHVFDLADLYHRPVDGKGDWDTYVGDWDVMGSQFGLAPDLFGWHKWKLGWLGGRQVVCVQGSADVTLEPVAAAPPPGGSLGTRLAVVRTGAGSALAIEARSATGNDRTTCAEGILIYRVRSETASGGGPVEVIDTHPRTGACWDRSVYPPLADAPLGVGETFTVPGDDTRVEVADRTPSGSWTVRITTGV; encoded by the coding sequence ATGGACCGTGTTCCCCACCCGGAGGTCGATGTGCCGTCCCGTCGCGGACCCGAGGGGGCGGAACGGCCGCCCCTGCGCAGTCTGGCCGCCGCCGCCACCTCCCTCCTGGCGCTCGCCGCCATGACCCTGGTCGCGGGTCCCGCCGTGGCCGCCACGAGGGACGCCGAGCCCTGCGCCCTGCCCCGGACGGCGGCTCACCACTCGGTGGGCCTGGACACCTGGAACGCGGCGTACCCGCAGCCCGACCGGAGCCTCGACGCGGTCATGGTGTTCCTCTCCTTCCCGGACTCCGGGCCCACGGTCGATCCCGAGGTGCTCGCCGCCGACCACTTCCCGGCCACCACCCGCTTCTTCGAGCGCGCCAGCTACGGCCGGTTCACCCTGCGCCCGCACCCGCAGCGTGCCTGGACGCAGATGCCGCGCGACTCCACCTGGTACGGCATAGAGCGTGACTGGAACGCCGAGCGGCGCTCCGCCTACCTCCGCGACGCCATCGCCGCCGCCGACGAGGACGTGGACTTCTCCCGGTACGACGTCGTCTACCTGGTGGCCGATCCGGACGCTCCCGGCGTCGACTCCGACGCCACCAAGGTCGTCAACTTCGACCGGCCCCTGCGCGCCGACGACAGCGACATCCGGCGGGTCGTCACGGTCTTCGAGCAGCACCCGCCCGACCGCAACGTCCTCGCCCACGAGACCGGGCACGTCTTCGACCTGGCCGACCTCTACCACCGGCCCGTCGACGGCAAGGGCGACTGGGACACGTACGTCGGCGACTGGGACGTCATGGGCAGCCAGTTCGGGCTCGCCCCCGACCTGTTCGGCTGGCACAAGTGGAAGCTCGGCTGGCTCGGCGGACGCCAGGTCGTCTGCGTCCAGGGCTCGGCCGACGTCACCCTGGAGCCGGTCGCCGCCGCCCCGCCGCCCGGCGGCTCGCTCGGGACCCGGCTCGCCGTCGTCCGCACCGGCGCCGGCAGCGCGCTCGCCATCGAGGCCCGCAGCGCCACCGGGAACGACCGGACCACCTGCGCCGAGGGCATCCTGATCTACCGCGTCCGCAGCGAGACGGCCTCCGGCGGCGGCCCGGTCGAAGTGATCGACACCCATCCGCGGACCGGGGCCTGCTGGGACCGCTCGGTCTACCCGCCCCTGGCCGACGCCCCGCTCGGGGTGGGGGAGACCTTCACCGTTCCGGGCGACGACACCCGCGTCGAAGTCGCGGACCGCACGCCGTCCGGGTCCTGGACCGTCCGGATCACCACCGGCGTCTGA